One Leuconostoc mesenteroides subsp. mesenteroides ATCC 8293 genomic window, GCATCTAAAATATACCAACTTTCTGTTTTGCCAAATTTTTCGTGAGACTGTTTATCATTCGGATGAACCTGAATTGATAGATTTTCATGGGCATCCAAAATTTTCACTAATAGTGGAAATGCTTCATCACGTCCATGACCACCAAACAATTCTGGATGATCTTGCCAAACTCGACTCAATCCTTGACCTGCTAATTTCCCGTTAATTACAGTAGATTGTCCATTGCTATGGGCAGCAATTGTCCAAGCCTCCCCAGTGTGATCACTCGGGATTTTATAATTAAAGTCTTCCAAGGCGTTTCCACCCCACATCTTTTCATGTAACTCTGCTTGTAAATGTAATATTGTCATAATGTAATCGCTTTCATTTTTATTCAAAAAAATTTTATTTTAGGTTAAATCCTTTATCTTTAGCATACTGCGTCAATAATGGTGTTGTTTTTCGTTCACGAGTTAACATTCGGGCATTGTTTTCTGTCCAAGAACGTTCAATACCTCGATTCGCATAATATTCAACCATCACTTTATTATACGCGGAAACTGACTCTTCTAGCTGTACTTGATTATAGCGATCTTTCATCAAAAATCCGCTTTCACCAAGTTTTGGCTTAATACCAGGATTATCCGCCGGATGACCAATTGAAAAGCCCATCACTGCTTTCACATAGCGTGGCAAGTTGAGATGCTCTTCGTAAATTTCAAAGGCCCCTAATGCACCAGCCATGGTCACACTACCTAATCCCAGCGATTCAGCAGCGACTTGAGCCCGTCCAAGAGCAATGCCGGCACTCACAATACCACCTTCAAGTAATGCATAGCTCTGTATGTTCTCTTCTGCCTGGCGGCGCTGCTCATTGTTTAAGCCTATTAAATCTTTATTGTAGTCAACTGTTACAACAAAGTATCTTGCCGCAGTTTCAATATATTTCATGCCTACCTTAGTGGTAATATCAGCTTTTATATCTTGTGATGTAATTTCTATAAAAGTTACTGGTTGGTAATTATTCATATTAGGCCCAGCAGTTGCCGCACGAATAATTTCTGAAACCTGTTGATCAGAGACCATTTCATCTGTAAAGGAACGTATGGACATATGTTGATTAAGCACATCTAAGGTTGGGTTAGACATAGTAAAATCCTTTCATGAAACCAAATAATATTCATAACTAGATAGTACCATAAAATTATGATAAAATAATAAAATATTAATTGGAGAAATTTATGCAATTCGGGAAGTTTCGATTAGGATTACGTACATTAAAGACTGCTCTAGCCGTTATGCTAATCATCACGTCATTTTATTTTTTTAATCGTCCGCCTTTTGTTGCGTGTTTAGCGGCAGTTTTTGCACTGCGAGAAAGTTGGGATAAAACGCTCAACTTTGCCAAAGTACGGTTGATTTCTAACACAGTCGGTGGTGCTTTTGCGCTATTTTATTTCATTGTTCACCAACAAACACATCAAGCTGCCTGGGTTTCCATGATTCTTTTACCTCTACTTGTTATTGTTGTAATTGTTTTATTAGATGGCTTCAACTACAATAGTGGTGTTATTGGGGCCATGGCTGCCTTATTAATGATTTCATTAAACATTCCAGCTGGTGCAACCATAGTTTATGTCATTGATCGTATCATTGATACTTTCATCGGTGTGGTCATAGCAATCGCGATTAACCGATTCTGGTCACCAAAAAAAGCGACGTGAGCCGCTTTTTTAAATACCTAAATATTGCTCAATTGTCTTCAAAACGCCATCGTTTGTGTTCACATCGACGGCTTTTTTAGTTACTCTTTGTTGCATAAACGGCTCCGCATTAGGCATCACGAACCCATTTTCGTATTTAGTCAGCATCTCTAAATCATTGCCATTATCGCCAAACACCATTACTTCACTATCTAAAACATTGTAGTAATCTTGCAAAACTTGTAGTCCGGCTGCCTTATCCACACCTTTTCCTAAAACATCAACAGAGCCAAATCCTGACCCAGTTGCATGCAATTCGTTGCCAAAAATATTTCTCAGCGCAGACACATGTTGATGCACTTCATTATTTGGCCACACAAAAGTAATACCCAAAATGTGATCATCAACTTGCATTAATTTTTCAACTTGCTTGACGTTGGGATAAAATTGAAAAACCATTTCCGCGACTTGACCTGTCGCATGGTTAGACACATATGTTCCTTTATCACCTGTCATGATAATAATGTTTTCCGCTGACTCCGGATTTTTAGCATTCCAGTCAATGACCTTTTCTAATTGATTAGCTGACAAATGTACTGAATACAATTGTTGTTCAAATGTTGATACAACTGCACCATTGGAACCAACAAAATCCATTTCAAAGCCATTATTAATTGTTGGGGCAAACAATTGTTGTAGATTTTTAACTTGACGCCCTGAAGCCGCAACAAAACGCATATCGCGTGTCTCCATAATTGATAAAACGCGTTCAAATCTAGCTTGACTATATTCATCATTTGCCGTTAAAAACGTGCCATCCATGTCCGACGCAATTAATTTAATTGACATTACTTGTCTCCTACTCGTAAATACTATCTTTCAATTGTACCAAAAAAGCGCCGTTAAGCGCTAATTTCATTCAAATTGTTTAAGATATTCTTGATAACCAGATTCATCAATTACCCAATCTAGTTCACCAATGTACTCAGCATGGGGATCATGGTAAGCAAATTCATGCTTAAATTTGTACAATCCATCTGAATTATCAAATTCACCAATGCCACCAAAATCGTACTCAACTTTGCCTAATTCAAGTCCCCATTTGAGCATTTCGTATTGGATAGCAGCAGGCGCATTATGCTTTCCAAATTCACGGTATGAACCAGCGTACATGTACCAAATCTCATCGCCATAAGAGAATCCAAGGCCACTGGCAATAACTTGATCTTCATAATGCGCTAGATAAACACGGAATAATCCCGTACCAGCCCATAATTTTTGCATTCGTAAGAAATAGTCAATTGGTCGATGGGTAATGCCATGGCTCTTCGCCATCGACACATATGTATCAAACAATGCGCGAATGTCTTCTTCACCATCACCACTTGTAACAGTAACCCCGTCACGAAAAGCACGACGAATATCATTTCTGACTTTCGGCTTAAAATGAAGCATTAACTCATCTTCATTTGTAATGGGCTTAGCCCCTTCACCGCGACCATCATAGTACAAAACAACATTCTTACGTGGTTGAATGTTCCCATGCATATGCTTAACTTGTTTATTTCTTGTTTTAAATCCAGCATCAAGATACTTTTGATTTAATGCATCAGAATATGACACCTCAGGATCCATACGTACCAAAAATACATTATCTGGCAAAGCCGTCAATGCTTCATTAATCATTGACTTAATCAAGTCAATGTCCTCAACATCAGCTACTGGCCCTCGGCCAACATAAGCTAATAGTTTTCCTGGTACTGCTTCGACGGTTAAAACGGACATAGCGGCATCAATTTTTCCGTCAGTTTCGTGGTAAACATAAATGTGTCCCCAGTTAGATTTCAACTCTCCCCACAATGGATCTTGTGTTACTTGTCCACGGGGATTTTCACGAACGAATTGCTGATAATCAGTTACTTTTTTGGAATCATCTAAATTTAAAATAGTCATGTGAAATTATAGTCCTGTCGTAATTGAGCCGTAGTTTTCGATGAAATAAACTAACGTCTGTAATTCATTTGTTAAGTCAACGTTTTGCACACGAACACCAGTTGGAACAGTCACACGTACTGGTGTAAAGTTCAAAATACCTTTGACACCCGTTTCGACTAACTGGTTGGTAATTTCTTGTGCAACACCTTGTGGAACCGTTAGAATGGCAATATTGATACGTTGTGCTGTTATTTGCTCTTGTAACTCTTCCATTGAATAAATTGGCACACCTGACAAAATTGTGCCTGTACGCTTTTCGTCTGCATCAAATGCTGCTGCAATACGCATATTTGATGATTGATGGAAATTAAAGTTTAATAAAGCTTGTCCAAGATTACCAGCACCGATTAAAGCCACATTAATTAAGCTGTCTTGGTCCAATACATTGGCGAAAAAATCTAAAAGCGCTTTGACATCATAACCGTAGCCACGCTTACCTAGCGCACCAAAATATGAAAAATCTCGACGAATTGTTGCCGCATCGAACTTAATAGCTTCACTCAACTCTGAGGAAGAAATCCGTTCCTTGCCAGCATCATGTAAAAATGTTAGATAACGAAAATATATAGGTAGCCGCTTAGCAGTTGCACGCGGTATTTTAGGTTGTTGAGTCATAATTATCTCCATTAATTAAACTTGTGAAC contains:
- a CDS encoding nitroreductase family protein; translation: MSNPTLDVLNQHMSIRSFTDEMVSDQQVSEIIRAATAGPNMNNYQPVTFIEITSQDIKADITTKVGMKYIETAARYFVVTVDYNKDLIGLNNEQRRQAEENIQSYALLEGGIVSAGIALGRAQVAAESLGLGSVTMAGALGAFEIYEEHLNLPRYVKAVMGFSIGHPADNPGIKPKLGESGFLMKDRYNQVQLEESVSAYNKVMVEYYANRGIERSWTENNARMLTRERKTTPLLTQYAKDKGFNLK
- a CDS encoding HAD-IIB family hydrolase, with protein sequence MSIKLIASDMDGTFLTANDEYSQARFERVLSIMETRDMRFVAASGRQVKNLQQLFAPTINNGFEMDFVGSNGAVVSTFEQQLYSVHLSANQLEKVIDWNAKNPESAENIIIMTGDKGTYVSNHATGQVAEMVFQFYPNVKQVEKLMQVDDHILGITFVWPNNEVHQHVSALRNIFGNELHATGSGFGSVDVLGKGVDKAAGLQVLQDYYNVLDSEVMVFGDNGNDLEMLTKYENGFVMPNAEPFMQQRVTKKAVDVNTNDGVLKTIEQYLGI
- a CDS encoding redox-sensing transcriptional repressor Rex, with amino-acid sequence MTQQPKIPRATAKRLPIYFRYLTFLHDAGKERISSSELSEAIKFDAATIRRDFSYFGALGKRGYGYDVKALLDFFANVLDQDSLINVALIGAGNLGQALLNFNFHQSSNMRIAAAFDADEKRTGTILSGVPIYSMEELQEQITAQRINIAILTVPQGVAQEITNQLVETGVKGILNFTPVRVTVPTGVRVQNVDLTNELQTLVYFIENYGSITTGL
- a CDS encoding lipid II:glycine glycyltransferase FemX, with product MTILNLDDSKKVTDYQQFVRENPRGQVTQDPLWGELKSNWGHIYVYHETDGKIDAAMSVLTVEAVPGKLLAYVGRGPVADVEDIDLIKSMINEALTALPDNVFLVRMDPEVSYSDALNQKYLDAGFKTRNKQVKHMHGNIQPRKNVVLYYDGRGEGAKPITNEDELMLHFKPKVRNDIRRAFRDGVTVTSGDGEEDIRALFDTYVSMAKSHGITHRPIDYFLRMQKLWAGTGLFRVYLAHYEDQVIASGLGFSYGDEIWYMYAGSYREFGKHNAPAAIQYEMLKWGLELGKVEYDFGGIGEFDNSDGLYKFKHEFAYHDPHAEYIGELDWVIDESGYQEYLKQFE
- a CDS encoding FUSC family protein, with the translated sequence MQFGKFRLGLRTLKTALAVMLIITSFYFFNRPPFVACLAAVFALRESWDKTLNFAKVRLISNTVGGAFALFYFIVHQQTHQAAWVSMILLPLLVIVVIVLLDGFNYNSGVIGAMAALLMISLNIPAGATIVYVIDRIIDTFIGVVIAIAINRFWSPKKAT